tatagaaacaagaagttaaaatGAAGTTaaaattgtgttttggagaccataTCGCTGTCCAAAACAACTTCCTTTACGATTACGGATTACGGAGGGAATTCTAACGTTCATCATCtcaaaaaaaagttcaattaGATGCTCGACTGGCTGCACAGCAACAAACAGTGTAGTGATTCTTCTACACCGGTGATGCTCATTTCTTTTtaactaggtgattccccgcgctttgctgcgagaattaataaataatttttaatatattttttttgaaaattaagcaaggagtaaaaataaaaaaatgaaatatcaGGGTTTATAAATACttatcataaaaaaacaaataatacCCACACTTTAATGTAGAACAtgttgataagtatatgttaaatattataaaaataatagctagatttattaaaatattatggaAATGATGTGAGAGATAATGATTGGATATACTTACacgttgatttgtagaattaaatagattGTAAATGATGTTTCATGCTTGCATGAGGTTAAATATACTGTATATTATTACTGGTGGGTGATGACGTGGCATTGttacatgttaagctttagtgggttgtaactttatagaaagtataCATTGGCAGGCATGCAttgtaactttatagaaagtataCATTCGCAGGCATGCAGTGGCAGGGGATATGTACTTTTGGAATTTCGTATGGTGTGCTGCAGCCTCTCTATAATTATAGTATTACATatctagagtaaatttcatactCCTCCCTCTGTATtggaatatgtttattttttttcttccagttattccaaataagttcatttttaagcTATCATTGTAATAAAGTTTGTGAGATTAAGGAGTGAATGTATTGGAAGTAGataaattattaagaaataattacatgaaaatttaataaattaaaatgagggtattttagacttttttattttaagttgcTGTTTAAAACTCAGACATGGATTATTTAGAGGGTTCAAGATTTTAGAAGTAGCTACAGGGTACTACATTATTATGAAAAACAAGAAGTAAAAAGTCCGTTTGATTACAAGAAGTAACAAGACGATAGTGGGCGGAAGATGAGTCAGATGACCGTGAGATTTTGGTGTCGTTTCGTTGGATCGCTCATTACATGATGGATGAAGCGGTAAAGAGAATGTTGTTAGTAGTATATATTGGGTGAAGGGATTTAGGCCCTATGCAAATTCGGGTCGATCTTGTTGGACagggaataagtctatttttctcggttatttttctttttgcttttggTTGAATTGTATCGTTCAGGCCTTATATATTTGGGGAAAATTTtaggtttggttgtcacatcagatatacagaCCCACATTtgaaagtattaaacgtagtctaataataaaacaaattacagattccaccagaaaactgcgagacaaatttattaagcctaattaatccgtcattagcaaatgtttattgtatcaccatattatcaaatcatggcgcaattaagcttaaaagattcgtctcgtaatttacacgcaaggtgtgtaattagtttttttcctatatttaaGACTTCATGCATatatcaaatatttgatgtgatatcgtgaaaatttttattttgggagcTAAACAGGGCCTCAATCATAAGAAAGCAGCCCCAACTTTTGGATTCACCTTTGATATAAGGAAGCTCAACCGAACGGtttagcttaaaaaaatcacactAACTTCAACTCCAACTCCAACCAAATTTCAAAAGTAAGGGATGTTTAGATCTTACCCAAAATTTTAcgccatgtcacatcgaacatcaaacatctgcatgaagtattaaatataggctaaaaaataactaattgtacatattacgactaatttgcgagatgaatcttttaggCCTAATtacttcatgatttgacaatatggtgttatagtaaacatttgctaatgatggattaattaggcttaaaaatttgtctcgcgatttatTAAtggattatgtaattaatttttttattagtacccgAACCTCTCATAcaataccctatataataccatATGTCCTATATAATACCATATGTGACACGTCAAATTTTTACACCGCTGGATTTGACACCCCCAATTCTACACATGAACCAAAATTACCCACGAATGCCATCCAAGTCCAACTACTCCTCTATGTCAGCCCGTACCGCTTCCCCGCCACCCGTCGCCCCTGTCTCGCGCGGCGCAGCTgcgaagaggagagaggagcgcGCGGTTTTGGCGGAAAAAACGAAgcatcggcgacgacggcgagcaggttccttttcccctcctttctcttctcccctcctctcgtctcttccctctcctctccataTGTTGAGTTGTTGACCTCCGGCGGCCCTTGTTGCAGATCAGGGCGGCTGcgattcgcggcggcggaggcgcaagGAAGCCACTCCCCATCCCCCAGCCCCACACGGTATCCCCTCCTCAAACCCTAGAAATCCCTCCAAATATTTCCATCAGATGTGCATGGTTTTTGTGggatgggttttttttttgggggggttgATGATTGCTTGGTATTTGCTCAATCTTGTGTCACATAGGAGTTGTAGACTCTGATCTATTGGGTACATTACATTGTATCACAGCAGGTGTTCTCTTCACTATTTCTCTTGCAGCGTGAGAGGATAATGTATATAGGTGGATTAGGTTGTATGCTTGATTTATCTCTCTTGATGACAATGCTACCGGTTATTATTTCTAAACATTTTTATCATTACCTACATGTCATGCAGCAGCAGGTGGCAGCGTCCCGTCTTCCACTTCTTCTTCATTCATCTCCTGTGAATGTGAATGTGATCCTGTCCTGCTGCTTCTTCCATTTCCAGTTCCACCCCTTCTCTCTTGTGCATGCTTTTGTTCGTGCAACACCCAACACCCAACAGGTGGTGGTGGAATCAATCAAACCAATCAATCGTGCAAGAAAAGGGAAGAAGGGAATCAAAatcgattctttttttttttttttgctttttgaagggaggggaggggggcgaTCGACATGGTGCGAGCACCGGCAGGGGCAGATCCACCACCATTCCTCCAAACACGCATGGAcatggccgcctcctcctcctcctcttccctctctcaATCTCACTCTCAGTCTCAGGTTCTTCTTGATTCTATCTACTCTTTGTTTCTTAGTAATTTCCTTGTTGATAATAAGAGTAATTCATTCCTCACTCTCCCAATCCGATTCGCATGCAGACGCAGGCGCacaaggtggaggaggaggagcacgccGCCGACCCACCCTCCCCATCCCGTAACGCCTCCTCCAAGTACGACTTCGTCAAGGTCAAGGTGTGGCTTGGCGAGAATGCCGATCACTACTACGTCCTCTCCAGGTTCCTCCTCTGCAGGATGCTCACCGTCACCAAGGTCACCcacttcccctccctccccctcttttaTGGCTGGCTGGGATCTTCTCATCCCCCATGACGgattcctcttcttcttttttttttcagattccTAATCATGTTGCCATTAAGATTGCCCTCGAACTCAAGAAATTGCTTGTCGACAACAGCCTGCTTGATGTGTATGCTCATCTCCACCcatccttctcctcccctttctcactatcttttctttctcttcttttttttatcatacaTACATTGCACTCACTGCTTTCAAGTTGCGCTTTCAGCTGTTACCCACATGTATGATATGTATtcatcaataaaaaaaacaccatcTTTTTATTAGTTTTAGTTTTCCTTTGTCTATCATTTTGACACaccattgttgttgtttttgtttttgtttttgttttgggacACTCCACTCATTCCCCTTGCCATCTGTATAATATACTATGCTCTACCTCCTGTTTTTAACACTAATGTGTATGGATTGCCTCTTGGGTTTACACTAATGTAGCTTGGAATCTTGCAGTTCTCAGAGTGACTTAGAAGCTAACCTATTCAAGGTGATTTCTCTTTTACTTTCTTGTTATTATCTCTTCCTGTTCTGTgcatatctttttcttttcctgcgGGCTTGAGTGCGCGTGTGTGTTTTGGGTGTTAAAAGATGCTCGTCAATTTCAAACTCAAAAGGCACTACTTTTGCAGCTGATGGAGAAGCGGGGATACGGCGAGGATTATATTAATCGGTATAAAATGATGACCAGGTATTTGCAACATGATGTTTGTAACATCACTATGATAGTCCTGAACTAATGAAAAAGATGCATATAATTTGGTTTATCCGTAATCCATACTCTTATCTGTGTAACTGCTCCATTTTGCACCATTATGACATTCATGTTATGTTTACTCTCGCAAACTTCTACTTCAATTGCATTTGGACAGTATGTTTATGCTCTATTTGTCTTGCAGATTCCATCATCAAAGAGTACCACTAGTAGTTTTAGTGTGTGGAACTGCTTGTACGGGAAAATCAACAATTGCTACGCAACTAGCTGGAAGGTTGAATCTACCAAATGTTTTGCAggtttattttccttttctgtTGCATTTATGATATTTTGTGTTCCAATATTGTTATCGTTTCTACCTTGACCACCTCATTTCCTGATTGTAACATGTAGACAGACATGGTGTATGAGTTGCTACGGACATCAACAGAGTAAGTTGTTTCATTTCTTTTGTCTCCATTATCCGTTGCTATATGATATCTTTGTTTCACTCTTGGCCCCCACCTCTCTTTGCAGTGCCCCTCTTACTTCGGTGCCCGTGTGGGCTCGGGATTTTGATTCTCCTGAAGAGCTTATCACAGAGTTCTGCAGAGAATGCAGAGTTGTTCGCAAAGGTATGTGATATCttgtggggattttttttttgttcacaaTAAATTGTTCTCTGCATCAAATATGATTGGATACTGGTTGTTCACTGAGTTGTTTTCTGGTTGTCTAAATATTGACTAGGTTTGGCTGGTGATTTGAAGAAGGCCATGAAAGATGGGAAGCCAATTATCATCGAGGTATGATGTCTTGCCTCTTGATTACTCGGTCAACCATGGTCCACGCGTCATATACGCATGACTGACAAATCCCCCAATAACCCCATCAGACCACACTACCTCCTGTACATG
The window above is part of the Oryza sativa Japonica Group chromosome 7, ASM3414082v1 genome. Proteins encoded here:
- the LOC4343174 gene encoding P-loop NTPase domain-containing protein LPA1 homolog 1, yielding MLLFVQHPTPNREGRGAIDMVRAPAGADPPPFLQTRMDMAASSSSSSLSQSHSQSQTQAHKVEEEEHAADPPSPSRNASSKYDFVKVKVWLGENADHYYVLSRFLLCRMLTVTKIPNHVAIKIALELKKLLVDNSLLDVSQSDLEANLFKLMEKRGYGEDYINRYKMMTRFHHQRVPLVVLVCGTACTGKSTIATQLAGRLNLPNVLQTDMVYELLRTSTDAPLTSVPVWARDFDSPEELITEFCRECRVVRKGLAGDLKKAMKDGKPIIIEGIHLDPSIYFMDEEKRDDNSKMEKKVAECEQSPASVESKTERQQENELHEKRMDDSQECMSEEGGISEGLSCAKSHVISSSDSAYSKEKNPRAEDEGHKDLDLQKNNTTKKDKPAAEPIVVPIVLRMSDFDHKALLEEWTATRASRDNCLPQDHRKLINNLKLIQDYLCSFESQGLTVVDISANSFPQTLDWLHSYLLQCIERGLLAACSESPKQGGS